The following coding sequences are from one Oscarella lobularis chromosome 19, ooOscLobu1.1, whole genome shotgun sequence window:
- the LOC136198404 gene encoding uncharacterized protein isoform X2, whose product MTNASKSLSMKKYEVEFLSAVKEGVTIAVAQFIRNYPEKWKEVTNLDGETALHLAPNADVAECLILHGANMEALNKRGFTPFLCAVLYGRSEVMNVLIRRGCSIVAKTNDGNGALALSSLNGHFEISRQLVGLKFDVNETHQKGSTSLHLASREGHAQMADFLISSGADKEFLDEFGLTPFFGAVICGHFEVIDVLIRRGCNIFAIAHDGSGALAAASRYGHLDIARKLLRMGLSVNKRDQNGFTSLHWACNEGNAQTAEFLISSGAEIDALDKLGATPFLHAVSEGHSQVITVLFQSGCNLSAKTNNGIGALALSSQCGNLDIARQLVGMGLSVNDSHQKGTTSLHWACQNGHAQTADFLISSGADIEALDQWEETPFLLAVCKGHSDVMNVLYQRGCDISAKTSGGTGALALSSQNGHLDIARQLVQMGLSVHDSNEEGATSLLWACQKGHVETALFLISAGADVEALDVLGTTPFLQAVMNGHVQVMDVLIRHGCNTSAKDSNGNGPLALASQKGHLNTLRRLIGMGFKVDEHHQNGFSALHWACHEGHAQTAEFLTSSGARIEALDKEGGTPFLRAVLKGHSEVINILFRRSCDISVKNNAGNGALAIACGAGLLNIAKLLLRIGCRVNEHHQNGYTALHWACHNGHAQTAEFLISCGANIEAKNKYGRTPLLEADFTKQYDVVDAIVRILGSQISIEHSSEKKQPKSGDGSETYDRSQEIYDEALKRGSVRVNRSRVIIAGQDGAGKSCLFDSLLNRQFERNKPSTEGAAVAMIHTATSGWIATDSKDHLDPLIAQGVYRMNQQQLSSKRGPETSLESSDFALQSKDSDSESEVAELDDSEHHDICSTPIRDSTDMSFVQPAPEAETLAGNLKAVGIDSKALTASQQQLVHTFFTNRPSEEDLSRQLLGVRDIWDLGGQEVYLATHSAFMPDHKVFGLSMYMIVMDISKLLSDEAESFHRSSDGEVINQTNELGWIRTNGDFPLYWFGSITAAHEQTPVGDHWLGKDEEVVSPPVFAIGSHRDVLDSDKERFTDSVSVRNWLRKQGKLFERLLSDSDFMKHIVVPKKHGVREDDEDFCEITHFFNRIFLIDNTLSGSGSPCKGVKEIRERVDRMTMTYWKGMKKQPLYWVYLEILLFRWSKFMKTVVAEVDEIAKLAQHPTICNLSSRDEVLVALKYLANVGAILYYPEVDGLKDVVLTRPMWVVKALSAFVTAAEPGPYMMPEWRNLKDKGIMSNDLMKYRLEQIRNFFSSDFATDLNVTDPEHVENDNRLIVRLLELLDVIAPVAGSPRKAFYVPSMLKTAFLYSPTHWENHNHSSAFPTSLVIIPMKLKFIPECIYFRLVTRFLNLYPKNPELSRHQCIFLIQDQNSPVEVEVELLYHKRGSWIALTIRYINEDDFGKASPLFLQSIKEHLCKQMKNVCQQGMEGFKYSTCSQIEEAVRADGHLNIDVKSLPVLQREELEYFPSNPKLYNIFGKRLRVQADDLFRINCWFGHQLGDDTPTSKDALNEVISPSVIRVVSALVEAKWQRFAVCLGRKSSFILQCKEKSDENLLRSMMAIEDWVAESGREATAGTLFQACEECGIHRDNIIAALEEKSLSRLGQCLASLNPTKRSGLVKLALDDPVQVSTRSMIGLCKEYSYIVAAVTIAVAAAVVFVVVERL is encoded by the exons ATGACAAACGCCTCGAAGAGTCTTTCGATGAAGAAATACG AGGTCGAGTTCTTATCGGCGGTCAAGGAAGGAGTGACGATTGCTGTAGCGCAGTTTATTCGTAACTACCCGGAGAAGTGGAAAGAAGTGACGAACCTT GACGGAGAAACTGCCCTTCATCTCGCTCCAAACGCAGATGTAGCGGAATGCCTTATTTTACATGGAGCTAATATGGAAGCTTTAAATAAG AGAGGTTTCactccttttctttgcgcTGTTTTGTATGGGCGCTCAGAGGTAATGAATGTTCTTATTCGACGTGGTTGCAGCATTGTTGCAAAAACCAAC GATGGTAATGGAGCTCTGGCTCTTTCAAGTCTTAATGGTCATTTTGAGATTTCAAGGCAGCTAGTTGGACTAAAGTTTGATGTAAATGAAACTCATCAG AAAGGTTCAACTTCACTTCATTTGGCAAGTCGGGAAGGTCACGCCCAAATGGCTGACTTTCTAATTTCATCTGGAGCTGATAAAGAATTTTTAGATGAG TTTGGTTTGACGCCTTTCTTTGGAGCCGTTATTTGTGGTCATTTCGAGGTCATAGATGTTCTTATTCGACGAGGTTGCAACATTTTTGCTATAGCCCAT GATGGTAGTGGAGCTCTTGCAGCTGCAAGTCGTTATGGTCATTTAGATATTGCTAGGAAACTTTTACGAATGGGACTGAGTGTCAATAAGCGTGATCAG AATGGCTTTACGTCACTTCATTGGGCTTGTAATGAAGGAAATGCTCAAACGGCAGAATTTCTAATTTCATCTGGAGCTGAAATAGATGCTTTGGATAAG TTGGGAGCcacgccttttcttcatGCCGTCAGTGAAGGACATTCACAAGTCATCActgttctttttcaaagcgGCTGCAACTTGTCTGCGAAGACCAAC AACGGCATTGGAGCTTTGGCTCTGTCGAGTCAATGTGGCAATTTGGACATTGCAAGACAACTTGTTGGAATGGGATTAAGTGTCAATGACTCTCATCAG AAGGGAACTACTTCACTTCACTGGGCATGTCAGAATGGACACGCTCAAACTGCTGATTTTCTAATTTCATCTGGAGCTGATATAGAAGCTTTAGATCAG TGGGAAGAgactccttttcttctcgctgTTTGTAAAGGACATTCAGATGTCATGAATGTTCTCTATCAGCGTGGTTGCGACATTTCTGCTAAAACCAGC GGTGGTACTGGAGCTTTGGCACTCTCGAGTCAAAATGGTCATTTAGATATCGCAAGACAGCTTGTACAAATGGGATTGAGTGTTCATGACTCTAATGAG GAAGGCGCTACTTCACTTCTTTGGGCATGTCAGAAGGGACACGTCGAAACTGCTTTGTTTTTAATTTCAGCGGGAGCTGATGTAGAAGCTTTAGACGTG TTGGGAACCACACCGTTTCTGCAAGCCGTTATGAATGGGCATGTACAAGTTATGGATGTTCTTATTCGACATGGTTGCAATACTTCTGCAAAAGACAGT aatgGAAATGGGCCTCTGGCGCTTGCAAGTCAAAAAGGCCATTTAAACACATTAAGAAGACTTATTGGAATGGGTTTCAAGGTTGATGAGCATCATCAG AATGGCTTTAGCGCACTTCATTGGGCTTGTCATGAAGGACACGCCCAAACTGCTGAATTTCTTACTTCATCCGGAGCCAGGATAGAAGCTTTGGATAAG GAAGGAGggacgccttttcttcgcgccGTTTTGAAAGGGCATTCAGAAGTTATCAATATTCTTTTTCGACGTAGTTGCGATATTTCTGTAAAAAACAAC GCTGGTAATGGCGCTTTGGCAATTGCGTGTGGAGCGGGTCTTTTGAATATTGCGAAACTGCTTCTTAGAATTGGATGCAGAGTCAATGAGCATCATCAG AATGGCTATACTGCACTTCATTGGGCGTGTCACAATGGACACGCTCAAACTGCTGAATTTCTTATTTCGTGTGGAGCTAATATagaagcaaaaaataaa TATGGTAGAACGCCTCTTCTTGAAGCTGATTTCACAAAGCAGTACGATGTCGTTGATGCTATTGTACGGATTTTGGGTAGTCAGATTTCTATTGAGCACAGCAGCGAAAAGAAGCAGCCAAAG agcggcgacggcagcgaaACTTACGACCGTTCTCAAGAAATCTATGACGAAGCTTTAAAACGCGGCTCGGTGAGAGTGAATCGTTCTCGTGTCATTATTGCCGGTCAGGACGGGGCTGGCAAGTCGTGTCTTTTTGATTCTCTTTTGAACCGACAATTTGAGAGAAATAAACCGAGCACAGAAGGAGCGGCTGTGGCAATGATTCACACGGCAACAAGCGGATGGATCGCTACTGACAGCAAAGACCACTTAGATCCGCTTATTGCACAGGGTGTTTATCGAATGAATCAGCAGCAGTTGTCGTCGAAGCGTGGGCCCGAAACTTCTTTGGAATCGTCTGATTTTGCTCTACAATCAAAAGACTCTGACTCCGAATCGGAAGTGGCCGAACTAGACGATTCGGAGCATCATGACATTTGTTCTACGCCAATCAGGGATTCTACTGATATGAGCTTTGTGCAACCAGCACCTGAAGCGGAAACTTTGGCTGGGAATTTGAAAGCTGTTGGTATAGATTCGAAAGCGCTTACGGCTTCGCAGCAGCAATTGGTGCACACTTTCTTCACAAATAGACCTAGTGAAGAAGATCTTAGTAGGCAACTCTTGGGCGTTCGCGATATCTGGGATTTAGGTGGACAAGAAGTTTATCTTGCCACTCATTCGGCCTTCATGCCCGATCACAAAGTCTTTGGATTGTCTATGTACATGATTGTGATGGACATATCAAAATTACTCTCCGATGAAGCAGAATCGTTTCATCGATCATCAGATGGCGAAGTAATAAACCAGACTAACGAATTGGGCTGGATTCGCACAAACGGAGACTTCCCTCTGTACTGGTTCGGTTCAATCACGGCGGCCCACGAACAGACGCCTGTGGGCGACCATTGGCTgggcaaagacgaagaagtggtTTCTCCTCCTGTCTTCGCGATTGGCTCTCACAGAGACGTCTTGGACAGCGACAAGGAAAGGTTCACTGATTCAGTTTCAGTACGAAACTGGTTGAGGAAGCAAGGAAAACTGTTTGAACGACTCCTTAGCGACAGCGACTTTATGAAACACATTGTCGTGCCGAAGAAACACGGAGTCAgggaagacgatgaagattTCTGCGAGATAACTCATTTCTTCAACAGAATATTTCTAATAGACAATACTCTCTCCGGTTCAGGGTCTCCTTGTAAAGGCGTTAAAGAAATTCGAGAGAGAGTAGACCGTATGACAATGACATATTGGAAAGGAATGAAGAAACAGCCTCTATACTGGGTTTACCTTGAAATTCTTCTATTTCGCTGGAGCAAGTTTATGAAAACGGTTGTGGCTGAAGTTGACGAAATAGCTAAGCTCGCCCAGCATCCGACAATCTGTAATCTTTCaagtcgcgacgaagtcCTCGTAGCGCTGAAATACCTTGCGAACGTTGGAGCGATTCTCTACTATCCGGAAGTGGACGGTTTAAaggacgtcgttttgaccCGCCCTATGTGGGTGGTCAAAGCTCTCTCCGCGTTTGTGACGGCGGCAGAGCCTGGACCATACATGATGCCAGAGTGGAGAAATCTCAAAGACAAAGGCATAATGTCAAATGACTTAATGAAGTATCGTTTAGAGCAAATTCGAAACTTTTTCTCCAGCGATTTTGCTACTGATTTAAATGTCACTGATCCAGAGCATGTCGAAAACGATAATAGGCTAATTGTTCGACTTCTCGAACTTCTTGACGTAATCGCACCTGTGGCTGGATCTCCCAGAAAGGCTTTTTATGTTCCTTCAATGCTCAAAACGGCGTTTCTGTATTCTCCTACCCATTGGGAAAATCACAATCACTCATCTGCGTTTCCCACTTCTCTCGTCATCATTCCGATGAAGTTAAAATTCATTCCGGAGTGCATCTACTTTCGTCTGGTGACTCGCTTTCTTAATTTGTATCCAAAAAACCCGGAACTCTCTCGTCATCAGTGCATCTTTTTAATACAAGATCAAAACTCTCCTGTAGAAG ttgaagttgaattgCTCTATCACAAGCGAGGGAGTTGGATTGCTCTAACAATTCGTTACATCAATGAAGACGACTTTGGAAAGGCAAGCCCTCTTTTTCTACAGTCAATCAAGGAGCATCTGTGCaagcaaatgaaaaatgtATGCCAGCAAGGCATGGAAGGCTTCAAGTATAGCACATGCAGTCAAATAGAAGAAGCCGTACGCGCAGACGGACACTTGAATATTGACGTCAAGAGTCTCCCTGTGCTCCAAAGAGAGGAACTCGAGTACTTTCCAAGCAATCCCAAATTATACAATATATTTGGGAAACGACTGCGAGTACAGGCAGATGACTTATTCAGAATTAACTGTTGGTTTGGGCATCAGCTCGGTGATGATACACCAACTTCTAAAG ATGCACTTAATGAGGTGATCAGCCCTTCTGTCATTCGCGTTGTCTCGGCTCTAGTAGAAGCAAAATGGCAAAGGTTTGCTGTTTGTTTGGGACGAAAATCGAGTTTCATACTTCAGTGCAAAGAAAAGTCTGATGAGAATCTTCTTCGCTCAATGATGGCCATAGAAGATTGGGTTGCAGAATCTGGTCGAGAGGCAACAGCTGGTACTCTTTTTCAAGCTTGTGAAGAGTGCGGTATTCACAGGGATAACATTATAGCAGCTTTAGAGGAGAAATC ATTGAGTCGTCTTGGCCAATGCCTTGCGTCTCTGAATCCTACGAAGCGATCAGGCCTCGTAAAG CTTGCTTTAGATGACCCAGTTCAAGTGAGCACTCGCTCGATGATCGGTTTATGCAAAGAATATTCATACATCGTTGCTGCCGTTaccatcgccgtcgccgctgccgtcgtttttgtcgtcgttgaaagGTTATGA
- the LOC136198649 gene encoding prothymosin alpha-like, with translation MDTPAGSHSAKAYTEIDRAREASALIKKTEWAKKARSLRRAERRKKSKGQRKNEGTTYLAGGFGGGETGATSQSKSKRQKRKKKGKEKMDEEERGEERPRRKIMESARLREMREAEEQWIAMELAEEEEEEAEDRSGDDDSDDDGNDSDIDSDDDSDVDSDDDSDVDSDDESDDESDNESDDDDREA, from the coding sequence ATGGACACTCCCGCCGGAAGCCACTCTGCAAAAGCGTACACCGAGATTGATCGTGCGCGAGAGGCATCTGCCTTGATAAAGAAAACAGAGTGGGCCAAAAAGGCCAGGTCTCTTCgaagagcagaaagaagaaaaaaatccaaagGACAGCGGAAGAACGAAGGGACCACGTACCTGGCGGGAGggttcggcggcggcgagacaGGAGCGACATCtcaatcaaaatcaaagcgacagaaaagaaagaaaaaagggaaagaaaaaatggacgaagaggaacgaggagaagaaagaccGAGGAGGAAAATAATGGAGAGCGCACGACTACGGGAAATGAGAGAAGCGGAAGAGCAATGGATAGCGATGGAATtggcagaagaagaagaggaggaggcaGAGGAcagaagcggcgacgacgacagcgacgacgatggcaACGACAGCGAcatcgacagcgacgacgacagcgacgtcgacagcgacgacgacagcgacgtcgacagcgacgacgaaagtgacgacgaaagcgacaacgaaagcgacgacgacgacagagaAGCATAG
- the LOC136198404 gene encoding uncharacterized protein isoform X1: MTNASKSLSMKKYEVEFLSAVKEGVTIAVAQFIRNYPEKWKEVTNLDGETALHLAPNADVAECLILHGANMEALNKRGFTPFLCAVLYGRSEVMNVLIRRGCSIVAKTNDGNGALALSSLNGHFEISRQLVGLKFDVNETHQKGSTSLHLASREGHAQMADFLISSGADKEFLDEFGLTPFFGAVICGHFEVIDVLIRRGCNIFAIAHDGSGALAAASRYGHLDIARKLLRMGLSVNKRDQNGFTSLHWACNEGNAQTAEFLISSGAEIDALDKLGATPFLHAVSEGHSQVITVLFQSGCNLSAKTNNGIGALALSSQCGNLDIARQLVGMGLSVNDSHQIQKGTTSLHWACQNGHAQTADFLISSGADIEALDQWEETPFLLAVCKGHSDVMNVLYQRGCDISAKTSGGTGALALSSQNGHLDIARQLVQMGLSVHDSNEEGATSLLWACQKGHVETALFLISAGADVEALDVLGTTPFLQAVMNGHVQVMDVLIRHGCNTSAKDSNGNGPLALASQKGHLNTLRRLIGMGFKVDEHHQNGFSALHWACHEGHAQTAEFLTSSGARIEALDKEGGTPFLRAVLKGHSEVINILFRRSCDISVKNNAGNGALAIACGAGLLNIAKLLLRIGCRVNEHHQNGYTALHWACHNGHAQTAEFLISCGANIEAKNKYGRTPLLEADFTKQYDVVDAIVRILGSQISIEHSSEKKQPKSGDGSETYDRSQEIYDEALKRGSVRVNRSRVIIAGQDGAGKSCLFDSLLNRQFERNKPSTEGAAVAMIHTATSGWIATDSKDHLDPLIAQGVYRMNQQQLSSKRGPETSLESSDFALQSKDSDSESEVAELDDSEHHDICSTPIRDSTDMSFVQPAPEAETLAGNLKAVGIDSKALTASQQQLVHTFFTNRPSEEDLSRQLLGVRDIWDLGGQEVYLATHSAFMPDHKVFGLSMYMIVMDISKLLSDEAESFHRSSDGEVINQTNELGWIRTNGDFPLYWFGSITAAHEQTPVGDHWLGKDEEVVSPPVFAIGSHRDVLDSDKERFTDSVSVRNWLRKQGKLFERLLSDSDFMKHIVVPKKHGVREDDEDFCEITHFFNRIFLIDNTLSGSGSPCKGVKEIRERVDRMTMTYWKGMKKQPLYWVYLEILLFRWSKFMKTVVAEVDEIAKLAQHPTICNLSSRDEVLVALKYLANVGAILYYPEVDGLKDVVLTRPMWVVKALSAFVTAAEPGPYMMPEWRNLKDKGIMSNDLMKYRLEQIRNFFSSDFATDLNVTDPEHVENDNRLIVRLLELLDVIAPVAGSPRKAFYVPSMLKTAFLYSPTHWENHNHSSAFPTSLVIIPMKLKFIPECIYFRLVTRFLNLYPKNPELSRHQCIFLIQDQNSPVEVEVELLYHKRGSWIALTIRYINEDDFGKASPLFLQSIKEHLCKQMKNVCQQGMEGFKYSTCSQIEEAVRADGHLNIDVKSLPVLQREELEYFPSNPKLYNIFGKRLRVQADDLFRINCWFGHQLGDDTPTSKDALNEVISPSVIRVVSALVEAKWQRFAVCLGRKSSFILQCKEKSDENLLRSMMAIEDWVAESGREATAGTLFQACEECGIHRDNIIAALEEKSLSRLGQCLASLNPTKRSGLVKLALDDPVQVSTRSMIGLCKEYSYIVAAVTIAVAAAVVFVVVERL, from the exons ATGACAAACGCCTCGAAGAGTCTTTCGATGAAGAAATACG AGGTCGAGTTCTTATCGGCGGTCAAGGAAGGAGTGACGATTGCTGTAGCGCAGTTTATTCGTAACTACCCGGAGAAGTGGAAAGAAGTGACGAACCTT GACGGAGAAACTGCCCTTCATCTCGCTCCAAACGCAGATGTAGCGGAATGCCTTATTTTACATGGAGCTAATATGGAAGCTTTAAATAAG AGAGGTTTCactccttttctttgcgcTGTTTTGTATGGGCGCTCAGAGGTAATGAATGTTCTTATTCGACGTGGTTGCAGCATTGTTGCAAAAACCAAC GATGGTAATGGAGCTCTGGCTCTTTCAAGTCTTAATGGTCATTTTGAGATTTCAAGGCAGCTAGTTGGACTAAAGTTTGATGTAAATGAAACTCATCAG AAAGGTTCAACTTCACTTCATTTGGCAAGTCGGGAAGGTCACGCCCAAATGGCTGACTTTCTAATTTCATCTGGAGCTGATAAAGAATTTTTAGATGAG TTTGGTTTGACGCCTTTCTTTGGAGCCGTTATTTGTGGTCATTTCGAGGTCATAGATGTTCTTATTCGACGAGGTTGCAACATTTTTGCTATAGCCCAT GATGGTAGTGGAGCTCTTGCAGCTGCAAGTCGTTATGGTCATTTAGATATTGCTAGGAAACTTTTACGAATGGGACTGAGTGTCAATAAGCGTGATCAG AATGGCTTTACGTCACTTCATTGGGCTTGTAATGAAGGAAATGCTCAAACGGCAGAATTTCTAATTTCATCTGGAGCTGAAATAGATGCTTTGGATAAG TTGGGAGCcacgccttttcttcatGCCGTCAGTGAAGGACATTCACAAGTCATCActgttctttttcaaagcgGCTGCAACTTGTCTGCGAAGACCAAC AACGGCATTGGAGCTTTGGCTCTGTCGAGTCAATGTGGCAATTTGGACATTGCAAGACAACTTGTTGGAATGGGATTAAGTGTCAATGACTCTCATCAG ATTCAGAAGGGAACTACTTCACTTCACTGGGCATGTCAGAATGGACACGCTCAAACTGCTGATTTTCTAATTTCATCTGGAGCTGATATAGAAGCTTTAGATCAG TGGGAAGAgactccttttcttctcgctgTTTGTAAAGGACATTCAGATGTCATGAATGTTCTCTATCAGCGTGGTTGCGACATTTCTGCTAAAACCAGC GGTGGTACTGGAGCTTTGGCACTCTCGAGTCAAAATGGTCATTTAGATATCGCAAGACAGCTTGTACAAATGGGATTGAGTGTTCATGACTCTAATGAG GAAGGCGCTACTTCACTTCTTTGGGCATGTCAGAAGGGACACGTCGAAACTGCTTTGTTTTTAATTTCAGCGGGAGCTGATGTAGAAGCTTTAGACGTG TTGGGAACCACACCGTTTCTGCAAGCCGTTATGAATGGGCATGTACAAGTTATGGATGTTCTTATTCGACATGGTTGCAATACTTCTGCAAAAGACAGT aatgGAAATGGGCCTCTGGCGCTTGCAAGTCAAAAAGGCCATTTAAACACATTAAGAAGACTTATTGGAATGGGTTTCAAGGTTGATGAGCATCATCAG AATGGCTTTAGCGCACTTCATTGGGCTTGTCATGAAGGACACGCCCAAACTGCTGAATTTCTTACTTCATCCGGAGCCAGGATAGAAGCTTTGGATAAG GAAGGAGggacgccttttcttcgcgccGTTTTGAAAGGGCATTCAGAAGTTATCAATATTCTTTTTCGACGTAGTTGCGATATTTCTGTAAAAAACAAC GCTGGTAATGGCGCTTTGGCAATTGCGTGTGGAGCGGGTCTTTTGAATATTGCGAAACTGCTTCTTAGAATTGGATGCAGAGTCAATGAGCATCATCAG AATGGCTATACTGCACTTCATTGGGCGTGTCACAATGGACACGCTCAAACTGCTGAATTTCTTATTTCGTGTGGAGCTAATATagaagcaaaaaataaa TATGGTAGAACGCCTCTTCTTGAAGCTGATTTCACAAAGCAGTACGATGTCGTTGATGCTATTGTACGGATTTTGGGTAGTCAGATTTCTATTGAGCACAGCAGCGAAAAGAAGCAGCCAAAG agcggcgacggcagcgaaACTTACGACCGTTCTCAAGAAATCTATGACGAAGCTTTAAAACGCGGCTCGGTGAGAGTGAATCGTTCTCGTGTCATTATTGCCGGTCAGGACGGGGCTGGCAAGTCGTGTCTTTTTGATTCTCTTTTGAACCGACAATTTGAGAGAAATAAACCGAGCACAGAAGGAGCGGCTGTGGCAATGATTCACACGGCAACAAGCGGATGGATCGCTACTGACAGCAAAGACCACTTAGATCCGCTTATTGCACAGGGTGTTTATCGAATGAATCAGCAGCAGTTGTCGTCGAAGCGTGGGCCCGAAACTTCTTTGGAATCGTCTGATTTTGCTCTACAATCAAAAGACTCTGACTCCGAATCGGAAGTGGCCGAACTAGACGATTCGGAGCATCATGACATTTGTTCTACGCCAATCAGGGATTCTACTGATATGAGCTTTGTGCAACCAGCACCTGAAGCGGAAACTTTGGCTGGGAATTTGAAAGCTGTTGGTATAGATTCGAAAGCGCTTACGGCTTCGCAGCAGCAATTGGTGCACACTTTCTTCACAAATAGACCTAGTGAAGAAGATCTTAGTAGGCAACTCTTGGGCGTTCGCGATATCTGGGATTTAGGTGGACAAGAAGTTTATCTTGCCACTCATTCGGCCTTCATGCCCGATCACAAAGTCTTTGGATTGTCTATGTACATGATTGTGATGGACATATCAAAATTACTCTCCGATGAAGCAGAATCGTTTCATCGATCATCAGATGGCGAAGTAATAAACCAGACTAACGAATTGGGCTGGATTCGCACAAACGGAGACTTCCCTCTGTACTGGTTCGGTTCAATCACGGCGGCCCACGAACAGACGCCTGTGGGCGACCATTGGCTgggcaaagacgaagaagtggtTTCTCCTCCTGTCTTCGCGATTGGCTCTCACAGAGACGTCTTGGACAGCGACAAGGAAAGGTTCACTGATTCAGTTTCAGTACGAAACTGGTTGAGGAAGCAAGGAAAACTGTTTGAACGACTCCTTAGCGACAGCGACTTTATGAAACACATTGTCGTGCCGAAGAAACACGGAGTCAgggaagacgatgaagattTCTGCGAGATAACTCATTTCTTCAACAGAATATTTCTAATAGACAATACTCTCTCCGGTTCAGGGTCTCCTTGTAAAGGCGTTAAAGAAATTCGAGAGAGAGTAGACCGTATGACAATGACATATTGGAAAGGAATGAAGAAACAGCCTCTATACTGGGTTTACCTTGAAATTCTTCTATTTCGCTGGAGCAAGTTTATGAAAACGGTTGTGGCTGAAGTTGACGAAATAGCTAAGCTCGCCCAGCATCCGACAATCTGTAATCTTTCaagtcgcgacgaagtcCTCGTAGCGCTGAAATACCTTGCGAACGTTGGAGCGATTCTCTACTATCCGGAAGTGGACGGTTTAAaggacgtcgttttgaccCGCCCTATGTGGGTGGTCAAAGCTCTCTCCGCGTTTGTGACGGCGGCAGAGCCTGGACCATACATGATGCCAGAGTGGAGAAATCTCAAAGACAAAGGCATAATGTCAAATGACTTAATGAAGTATCGTTTAGAGCAAATTCGAAACTTTTTCTCCAGCGATTTTGCTACTGATTTAAATGTCACTGATCCAGAGCATGTCGAAAACGATAATAGGCTAATTGTTCGACTTCTCGAACTTCTTGACGTAATCGCACCTGTGGCTGGATCTCCCAGAAAGGCTTTTTATGTTCCTTCAATGCTCAAAACGGCGTTTCTGTATTCTCCTACCCATTGGGAAAATCACAATCACTCATCTGCGTTTCCCACTTCTCTCGTCATCATTCCGATGAAGTTAAAATTCATTCCGGAGTGCATCTACTTTCGTCTGGTGACTCGCTTTCTTAATTTGTATCCAAAAAACCCGGAACTCTCTCGTCATCAGTGCATCTTTTTAATACAAGATCAAAACTCTCCTGTAGAAG ttgaagttgaattgCTCTATCACAAGCGAGGGAGTTGGATTGCTCTAACAATTCGTTACATCAATGAAGACGACTTTGGAAAGGCAAGCCCTCTTTTTCTACAGTCAATCAAGGAGCATCTGTGCaagcaaatgaaaaatgtATGCCAGCAAGGCATGGAAGGCTTCAAGTATAGCACATGCAGTCAAATAGAAGAAGCCGTACGCGCAGACGGACACTTGAATATTGACGTCAAGAGTCTCCCTGTGCTCCAAAGAGAGGAACTCGAGTACTTTCCAAGCAATCCCAAATTATACAATATATTTGGGAAACGACTGCGAGTACAGGCAGATGACTTATTCAGAATTAACTGTTGGTTTGGGCATCAGCTCGGTGATGATACACCAACTTCTAAAG ATGCACTTAATGAGGTGATCAGCCCTTCTGTCATTCGCGTTGTCTCGGCTCTAGTAGAAGCAAAATGGCAAAGGTTTGCTGTTTGTTTGGGACGAAAATCGAGTTTCATACTTCAGTGCAAAGAAAAGTCTGATGAGAATCTTCTTCGCTCAATGATGGCCATAGAAGATTGGGTTGCAGAATCTGGTCGAGAGGCAACAGCTGGTACTCTTTTTCAAGCTTGTGAAGAGTGCGGTATTCACAGGGATAACATTATAGCAGCTTTAGAGGAGAAATC ATTGAGTCGTCTTGGCCAATGCCTTGCGTCTCTGAATCCTACGAAGCGATCAGGCCTCGTAAAG CTTGCTTTAGATGACCCAGTTCAAGTGAGCACTCGCTCGATGATCGGTTTATGCAAAGAATATTCATACATCGTTGCTGCCGTTaccatcgccgtcgccgctgccgtcgtttttgtcgtcgttgaaagGTTATGA